A portion of the Clostridium gelidum genome contains these proteins:
- a CDS encoding 5'-nucleotidase C-terminal domain-containing protein — protein sequence MKNLLRAKKNIALLTSLFLAITLFTAFPVMGYAAENEKTFDIIEITDFHGTLKDSSGNPVAGVLADRIGNVKKSNSDRTLIFGGGDLYQGSAVSNIMKGVPVQKVMSQIGMEITTLGNHEFDWGLDTTINTTMKDATYSIVCSNLYSKETGKRVFEPYKIITKDGLRIAIIGGITRETETSVTPKYVKDFEFKDLANEINSVAAQIKQDKLADVTIALVHEGDKGDNATGPLFDLANNLKNVDAVFGGHSHTKTATIAKTTNIPVYIAASNGKGYIDAKFKITSDKKIIFDVPSLTASYIALDNENGYKASNPQADSSINKIVDEANKEIDPMTKVVIGYNKDKILTRTLDESPYGSSVLGNWASDITRSAVNADVGFQNNGGLRIDIQQGDITVGTMWQFMPFDNTIYKLNMTKAQLKEVLEQAVADKSKGLQVSGIKFTYDSSLTEGQRVKSIIREDGTAINDTERLSVAVPDFVAQGGDSFTAFRKCGGLNIANDTHVVIRDTFIDWCKSNKDKNDKNTISNVDVKRMVNQVTSSIGTWKNEGQTWKYMKDGKAVSGWNEINGKWYLMDSTGVMQIMWNQVDGKWYFLNDDGSMSTGCWVNTNNNWYYLNGDGSMASNTITADGYALGSNGEWIA from the coding sequence ATGAAAAACTTATTAAGAGCTAAAAAAAATATAGCTTTATTAACTAGCTTGTTTTTAGCAATTACATTATTTACAGCTTTTCCAGTAATGGGATATGCTGCAGAGAATGAAAAAACTTTTGATATTATTGAGATAACAGATTTTCATGGAACATTGAAAGATTCATCAGGAAATCCAGTTGCAGGAGTTTTAGCAGATAGAATAGGTAATGTAAAAAAATCTAATTCTGATAGAACACTAATTTTTGGGGGCGGAGATTTATATCAAGGTTCTGCAGTATCCAACATTATGAAAGGGGTTCCAGTTCAAAAAGTTATGTCACAAATTGGCATGGAAATAACAACCCTTGGAAATCATGAATTTGATTGGGGATTAGATACAACTATAAATACAACTATGAAAGATGCAACTTATTCAATAGTTTGTAGTAATCTTTATAGTAAAGAAACTGGTAAGAGAGTATTTGAACCATATAAAATTATAACTAAAGATGGCTTAAGAATTGCAATTATTGGTGGAATAACACGTGAAACAGAAACTAGTGTAACACCTAAATATGTAAAAGATTTTGAATTTAAGGACCTTGCAAATGAAATTAATTCGGTTGCAGCACAAATCAAGCAAGATAAATTGGCAGATGTTACAATAGCGTTAGTACATGAGGGAGATAAAGGTGATAATGCTACAGGACCATTATTTGATTTAGCCAATAATCTTAAAAATGTAGATGCAGTGTTTGGCGGACATAGTCATACTAAAACTGCTACAATAGCTAAAACCACTAATATTCCAGTTTATATTGCAGCTTCTAATGGTAAGGGATATATAGATGCTAAATTTAAAATCACTAGTGACAAGAAAATTATATTCGATGTACCAAGTCTTACAGCTAGCTATATAGCTTTAGATAATGAGAATGGATATAAAGCTAGTAATCCACAAGCAGATAGTTCTATTAATAAGATTGTAGATGAGGCTAATAAGGAAATAGATCCAATGACAAAGGTAGTTATAGGATATAATAAAGATAAAATTTTAACAAGAACATTAGATGAATCTCCATATGGTTCATCAGTTTTGGGTAATTGGGCATCTGATATTACAAGAAGTGCAGTTAATGCTGATGTTGGTTTTCAAAATAATGGAGGACTTAGAATAGATATACAACAAGGCGATATTACAGTAGGTACAATGTGGCAATTTATGCCTTTTGATAATACAATTTATAAATTAAATATGACAAAGGCTCAATTAAAAGAAGTTTTAGAGCAAGCAGTTGCAGATAAAAGTAAGGGGTTACAAGTATCTGGAATTAAGTTTACTTATGACTCAAGTCTTACAGAGGGGCAAAGAGTTAAGTCTATAATAAGAGAAGACGGAACAGCAATTAATGATACTGAAAGATTATCTGTAGCAGTTCCAGATTTTGTAGCTCAAGGTGGAGATTCATTTACTGCATTTAGAAAATGCGGTGGATTAAATATTGCAAATGATACTCATGTTGTAATAAGAGATACTTTTATAGATTGGTGTAAATCTAATAAAGATAAAAATGATAAAAACACAATATCAAATGTAGATGTTAAAAGAATGGTTAATCAAGTAACAAGTAGCATAGGAACTTGGAAAAATGAAGGACAAACTTGGAAATATATGAAAGATGGAAAAGCTGTTAGTGGATGGAATGAAATCAATGGGAAATGGTATCTAATGGATTCAACAGGAGTAATGCAAATAATGTGGAATCAAGTGGATGGAAAATGGTATTTCCTAAATGATGACGGAAGTATGTCTACTGGTTGTTGGGTAAATACTAATAACAATTGGTACTACTTAAACGGAGATGGTTCAATGGCTTCCAATACCATTACAGCTGATGGATACGCATTAGGCTCAAATGGAGAATGGATAGCTTAA
- a CDS encoding methionine ABC transporter ATP-binding protein produces MIEIKNVIKSFGETQVIKDVSISIKEGEIYGIIGHSGAGKSTLLRCINGLESYNGGSINVMGKEVSSLTGRSLREFRKDLGMIFQNFNLMKRKNVFDNIALPLDIWGYNKSEIEEKVLDLLKLVGLEDKRLSKPSELSGGQKQRVAIARALSLDPKILLCDEATSALDPKITKDILALLSKINKELGITIVVVTHQMEVIKEVCERVALLDGGEIKAEGKAEDLFLKPGTSLKKFLGEEDELLPDDGVNIKLFFPSNSSENALITKMARELEIDFSIVWGKLEKFREDILGGLVINIKEEDKDKVIKYLESKDILLEVIE; encoded by the coding sequence TTGATAGAAATTAAAAACGTAATTAAAAGTTTTGGTGAAACACAAGTTATAAAAGATGTATCAATAAGCATTAAAGAAGGCGAAATTTATGGGATAATAGGACATAGTGGAGCAGGGAAATCTACACTGCTTAGATGTATAAATGGACTTGAATCGTATAATGGAGGATCTATTAATGTAATGGGGAAAGAAGTTTCTTCATTAACAGGTAGAAGTCTTAGGGAATTTAGAAAAGATTTAGGAATGATTTTTCAAAACTTTAATCTTATGAAAAGAAAAAATGTTTTTGATAATATTGCACTTCCTCTTGATATATGGGGCTACAATAAAAGTGAAATAGAAGAGAAGGTGTTAGATTTACTTAAGTTAGTTGGGTTAGAAGACAAAAGATTAAGCAAGCCATCAGAACTAAGTGGAGGGCAGAAACAAAGAGTAGCCATAGCAAGAGCGCTTTCATTAGATCCTAAAATATTACTTTGTGATGAAGCAACATCAGCATTAGATCCTAAAATAACAAAAGATATTTTAGCCTTACTTTCTAAAATCAATAAAGAATTAGGTATAACAATAGTAGTAGTTACCCACCAAATGGAAGTTATAAAAGAAGTTTGTGAAAGGGTTGCTTTATTAGATGGAGGAGAAATAAAGGCAGAAGGAAAAGCAGAAGATTTATTTTTAAAACCTGGAACTTCATTAAAAAAGTTTTTAGGGGAAGAAGATGAACTGTTACCAGATGATGGAGTTAATATTAAATTATTTTTTCCAAGCAATTCTTCAGAAAATGCACTTATAACTAAAATGGCTAGAGAACTTGAAATAGATTTTTCAATAGTTTGGGGAAAACTTGAAAAATTTAGAGAGGACATACTAGGGGGACTTGTAATAAATATAAAAGAAGAAGATAAGGATAAGGTTATAAAATACCTTGAAAGTAAGGATATTCTATTGGAGGTGATTGAATAA
- a CDS encoding methionine ABC transporter permease, producing the protein MNEIIGKALIETLEMVFVSTTFAVILGFIPAIILTITANDGLKPNKIIYNILDFIVNTLRSFPFIILMVIIIPLTRLIAGKSIGTEAAMVPLTIAAAPFVARVIEASLREVDKGVIEAARSFGASNLQIIFKVMLKEAVPSIMSGITLTIISIVGYSAMAGAIGGGGLGQVAISYGYQRFQTDVMIVTCIILIIVVQGLQFLGNYFYNKLSK; encoded by the coding sequence ATGAATGAGATAATAGGAAAAGCTTTAATAGAAACGTTAGAAATGGTTTTTGTATCAACTACTTTTGCAGTTATTTTAGGATTTATACCTGCAATTATATTAACAATTACTGCCAATGATGGATTAAAGCCAAATAAAATTATTTATAATATTTTAGATTTTATAGTTAATACATTAAGAAGTTTTCCATTTATTATATTGATGGTAATAATTATACCTTTAACTAGATTAATTGCTGGCAAATCTATAGGTACAGAAGCAGCTATGGTTCCACTTACAATTGCAGCAGCACCTTTTGTTGCAAGAGTTATAGAAGCATCATTAAGAGAAGTTGATAAAGGTGTGATTGAAGCAGCAAGATCTTTTGGAGCATCAAATCTTCAAATTATATTTAAGGTCATGCTTAAAGAAGCAGTTCCTTCAATAATGTCAGGAATAACTTTAACAATAATAAGTATTGTTGGATATTCAGCAATGGCAGGGGCTATTGGAGGTGGAGGACTTGGTCAAGTTGCAATAAGCTATGGATACCAAAGATTCCAAACAGATGTAATGATAGTAACGTGTATTATTTTAATTATAGTAGTACAAGGACTACAATTTTTAGGAAATTATTTTTATAATAAATTATCAAAATAG
- a CDS encoding MetQ/NlpA family ABC transporter substrate-binding protein: MKKKSILSVVLAGIVALGLVGCGSGTNTGSKDSKNDKVIKIGVTPKPHKEIVEIAKPLLEKEGYTVEITEFNDYVQPNTAVSEGSLDANFFQHMPYLKEQNESKGFKLVSVGAVHLEPMGLYSKKIKSLDELKDGATIAIPNDPSNEARALKLLAGKGIIKIKDGELVTPKDIIQDGGNSKNLKFSELEAAAVPRAIDDVDAAVINGNYAIDAKFNPTKDAIIIEDKNSEAAKPYANIVVVKEGNEKQEKIQALYKALTSPEVKAFIEKEYSGAVIPVF, from the coding sequence ATGAAAAAGAAATCAATTTTATCAGTAGTTTTAGCAGGAATAGTGGCACTCGGATTAGTAGGTTGTGGGTCTGGAACTAATACAGGAAGTAAAGATTCTAAAAATGACAAGGTAATAAAAATTGGAGTAACACCAAAACCACATAAGGAAATAGTAGAAATAGCTAAACCATTACTTGAAAAAGAAGGATATACAGTAGAAATAACTGAATTCAATGATTATGTTCAACCTAATACTGCGGTATCAGAGGGGTCGTTGGATGCGAATTTCTTCCAACACATGCCTTATTTGAAGGAACAAAATGAATCAAAAGGATTTAAATTAGTTTCAGTAGGAGCTGTTCACTTAGAGCCAATGGGGTTATATTCCAAGAAAATTAAGAGCCTAGATGAACTTAAAGATGGAGCTACAATTGCTATTCCTAATGATCCATCAAATGAAGCTAGAGCATTAAAACTACTCGCAGGTAAGGGAATAATAAAAATTAAAGATGGTGAATTAGTTACACCAAAGGATATAATACAAGATGGTGGAAATTCAAAAAACTTAAAGTTTAGCGAATTAGAAGCGGCAGCAGTTCCAAGAGCAATAGATGATGTTGATGCAGCTGTAATAAATGGTAACTATGCAATAGATGCTAAATTCAATCCAACAAAAGATGCAATTATAATTGAAGATAAGAATTCAGAAGCTGCTAAGCCTTATGCAAATATAGTTGTTGTAAAAGAAGGTAATGAAAAACAAGAAAAAATTCAAGCTTTATATAAAGCATTGACTTCACCAGAAGTTAAAGCATTCATAGAAAAGGAATATAGTGGAGCAGTAATTCCAGTATTTTAA
- a CDS encoding YkvA family protein, whose product MNISEVNVKLVGSDILSIINEFVKVDGLILNNVFIEDGIILEGSLKKGIKIDFFVKVELIECAHNIIVARIVKAKILNLGIFRILRSFALKQLAKAFKEYGIESQKDKVIININTLLKGVPYVELNITEIFMKRSELWVEASNVNISIAGELIKKVEAEEVKEENEDNIAELEIVNKTQDNYSRGREILEDKLPRSVKEYKEYIFILPDVISLIYRLLRDKRVPLKTKLIMSAAIAYIAIPTDIIPSSIPFIGAIDDIGVAFFALNKVLADVPLAIIIENWQGKNELLLVLKNGVEYLVDFTGARNVSKLCDVVRELSTL is encoded by the coding sequence ATGAACATATCAGAGGTTAATGTTAAGTTAGTTGGGAGTGACATATTAAGTATTATTAATGAGTTTGTTAAAGTTGATGGATTGATTTTAAATAATGTATTTATTGAAGATGGAATAATATTAGAAGGAAGTCTTAAAAAGGGAATAAAGATAGATTTTTTTGTAAAAGTAGAATTAATCGAGTGTGCTCATAATATAATTGTAGCTAGAATTGTTAAAGCTAAAATTCTAAATCTTGGAATTTTTAGAATTCTAAGAAGTTTTGCACTAAAGCAGCTAGCAAAAGCATTCAAGGAATATGGAATAGAGAGCCAAAAGGATAAAGTAATAATTAATATAAATACGTTACTTAAAGGTGTGCCTTATGTCGAGCTAAATATTACCGAGATTTTTATGAAGAGATCAGAATTATGGGTTGAAGCTAGTAATGTTAATATTTCAATAGCCGGAGAATTAATAAAGAAAGTTGAAGCAGAAGAAGTTAAGGAAGAAAATGAAGACAATATAGCTGAATTAGAAATTGTAAATAAGACTCAAGACAATTATTCTAGAGGAAGAGAGATTTTAGAGGACAAGCTACCAAGAAGCGTTAAGGAATATAAAGAATATATATTTATATTACCAGATGTAATTTCTCTAATTTATAGATTACTTAGAGATAAAAGAGTACCTTTGAAAACTAAGTTAATAATGTCAGCAGCTATTGCATACATAGCAATTCCTACAGATATAATACCGAGTAGCATACCATTTATAGGCGCAATTGATGATATTGGAGTTGCATTTTTTGCTTTAAACAAAGTTCTTGCAGATGTGCCATTAGCCATAATAATAGAAAATTGGCAAGGTAAAAATGAGTTACTTTTAGTATTAAAAAATGGAGTTGAATATTTAGTTGATTTTACAGGGGCTAGAAATGTAAGTAAATTATGTGATGTAGTGAGAGAATTGTCTACATTGTAA
- a CDS encoding ribonuclease H1 domain-containing protein, translated as MAKKVYAIQCGFDVKNNKKVENIIVNTWDECLKYVKGVKGAKYKSFESIDDAKAYLNEGNRMLKKSDNKYPKDCLHAYVDGSYNSSDGRYSYGVVCVSNNVVEYIESNAAKDTSEKNVRQVAGELKGAVRAVEYASSNNRTKIVLFHDYEGIAHHATGAWDRKEESSMEYYDKMQKLMSSGIEVIFVKVDSHTGDLFNELVDEKCKQCLGITSDKIVQKWLNKNIIEVANNEVKAEILSIAPNCANNIIISGENKFIDESIDVIEIDKTTNENDQIDDEFRFEQIVNLYKTNYKEGKKVISKLLSKQKESFILYLLSHNK; from the coding sequence ATGGCAAAGAAAGTTTATGCAATACAATGTGGATTTGATGTTAAGAACAATAAGAAAGTAGAAAATATTATAGTTAATACTTGGGACGAATGTTTAAAATATGTAAAAGGCGTAAAAGGAGCTAAATATAAGAGCTTTGAAAGTATTGATGATGCAAAGGCATATCTAAATGAAGGAAATAGAATGCTTAAAAAAAGTGATAACAAGTATCCTAAAGATTGCCTTCATGCTTATGTCGATGGTAGTTATAATTCTTCTGATGGAAGATATTCTTATGGTGTAGTTTGTGTTAGTAATAATGTTGTAGAATACATAGAAAGTAATGCTGCGAAGGATACATCAGAAAAGAATGTAAGACAAGTTGCAGGAGAGCTTAAGGGCGCTGTTAGAGCTGTTGAATATGCTTCAAGCAATAATAGGACAAAGATAGTTTTATTTCATGATTATGAAGGCATAGCACATCATGCAACTGGTGCTTGGGATAGGAAAGAAGAGTCATCTATGGAATATTATGATAAAATGCAAAAATTAATGAGTTCTGGAATTGAAGTTATATTTGTTAAAGTGGACAGTCATACAGGAGATTTATTTAACGAACTTGTGGATGAAAAATGTAAGCAATGTTTAGGCATAACTTCTGATAAAATAGTTCAAAAATGGCTTAATAAAAATATTATAGAAGTTGCTAATAATGAAGTGAAAGCTGAAATTTTAAGCATAGCGCCTAATTGTGCTAATAATATAATAATAAGTGGTGAGAATAAATTTATTGATGAGAGTATAGATGTTATAGAAATTGATAAAACAACAAATGAAAATGATCAAATTGATGATGAATTTAGATTTGAACAAATTGTAAATTTATATAAAACTAATTACAAAGAAGGAAAAAAGGTGATTTCAAAACTACTAAGTAAGCAAAAAGAAAGCTTTATTTTATATTTACTAAGTCATAATAAATAA
- a CDS encoding YtxH domain-containing protein, producing MQRFSKGMMAGILIGVAVEMAMMPMYDRSTQRTMKRAGRKMRNMAEATYSGMQDWMR from the coding sequence ATGCAAAGATTTTCAAAAGGAATGATGGCAGGAATTTTAATTGGAGTAGCTGTTGAAATGGCTATGATGCCAATGTATGACAGAAGTACTCAAAGAACAATGAAAAGAGCAGGAAGAAAAATGAGAAATATGGCTGAAGCTACTTATAGTGGCATGCAAGATTGGATGAGATAA
- a CDS encoding helix-turn-helix transcriptional regulator — translation MEILSLGEKIKRKRKQLNMTLKDLAKDRITPGQISLVESGRSNPSVDLLEYLADALNTTVEYLMESEESQAEKISLYYEQVGESCILQGDYEKGQRYIDNALYYCEKYNLEYRKAIIYFITAKSYMYKTDFPMAQKIFLSANVIFIKNNNYEKIIKTFLHLTNVALELKAYHSASSYLKQAEKVYLDNNIVDDFLMGEIHYNMARTYYNIEELDLALKYSYLAKSRFEQIYNDEDYAKNLFCLAEDFNKKGDLPNAIKYSKKTLEVYKKIQYNKGIVNIEHNLGRLFYELGHLEESLKHYEISKSVSAQNHVGYINDILIDICKNHLKLKNTEECSKLLKNIENSIEENDIDRKIECKLIKYTIFNIDEKMEQAESVLIDTYMLAKNSGRLAKAGELAMRVGKYFIDKKEEEEASYYLNQGIQLFNEAEKLKN, via the coding sequence ATGGAAATTCTATCATTAGGAGAAAAAATTAAAAGAAAAAGAAAACAATTAAATATGACCTTAAAAGATTTGGCTAAAGACAGAATAACTCCAGGACAAATAAGCTTAGTTGAATCGGGGCGCTCAAACCCCTCAGTTGACTTATTAGAATATTTAGCAGATGCATTAAATACAACTGTCGAATATTTAATGGAATCAGAAGAAAGCCAAGCAGAAAAAATTAGTCTTTATTATGAACAAGTAGGAGAATCATGTATATTGCAAGGTGATTATGAAAAAGGACAAAGATATATTGATAATGCTTTATATTATTGTGAAAAATATAACTTAGAATATAGAAAAGCAATTATATATTTCATAACAGCAAAATCATATATGTATAAGACAGATTTTCCGATGGCACAAAAGATTTTTTTGTCGGCAAATGTAATTTTTATTAAAAATAATAATTATGAAAAAATAATAAAAACTTTTTTACATTTAACTAATGTAGCTTTAGAACTAAAAGCATATCATTCAGCTAGCAGTTATTTGAAACAAGCTGAAAAAGTATATTTAGATAATAATATTGTAGATGATTTTCTAATGGGTGAAATACATTATAATATGGCTAGAACATATTATAATATAGAAGAGTTAGATTTAGCATTAAAATATTCATATCTAGCAAAGAGTAGATTTGAACAAATATATAATGATGAGGATTATGCAAAAAACTTATTTTGTTTAGCTGAAGATTTTAATAAAAAGGGTGATTTGCCAAATGCTATAAAGTATTCAAAGAAAACGTTGGAAGTTTATAAAAAAATACAATATAACAAAGGTATAGTTAATATAGAACATAATTTAGGAAGATTATTCTATGAATTAGGGCATTTGGAAGAATCACTTAAGCATTATGAAATATCAAAAAGTGTTAGTGCTCAAAATCATGTGGGCTATATAAATGATATATTGATAGATATTTGTAAAAATCATTTAAAATTGAAAAATACTGAAGAATGTAGTAAGTTATTAAAAAATATTGAAAACAGTATTGAAGAAAATGATATTGACAGAAAAATTGAATGTAAATTAATTAAATATACTATATTTAATATTGATGAAAAAATGGAACAAGCAGAGAGCGTATTAATTGATACATATATGTTGGCAAAAAATAGTGGAAGACTAGCTAAAGCCGGTGAATTAGCTATGAGAGTTGGAAAATACTTTATAGATAAGAAGGAAGAAGAGGAAGCCTCATACTATTTGAATCAAGGAATACAATTATTTAATGAGGCAGAAAAATTAAAAAATTAA